The Thermoplasmatales archaeon genome contains the following window.
AAAGAAATTATTGAAACAATGGCAAAGACAAATACTTTCGATGATTTCATAAAATTGATGCTTGAGGGAGAAATGTCAAAGCAGATATATAAATTATCAAAGATAATATATCCAATCAAAAGAGTTGAGATCCATAAATCTGAACTGCTTGAAGGAATAGAAGTTGAGGCAAAGGGAGAGGAAGAAGAAACGGAGGAAAAAAAGGAAGAAGAATTAGAGAAGACAGAAGTAGAAAAAGAAGAAGAGGCTGAAGCGAGTTAACTCAAATTATTGGCTCAAATTAATTCCATTATTTCTTCCTTTAATTTATCTATACCCTCACCACTTTTGCAAGAAATTTTAATATAATCTGTTTTCCCACCGCTCAAATCAACTTTATTTTCAACAACTATAATGCGCACATTGAACATATTTTTTATTTCTTCAAGAAGATTAATTTGATTCTCAAGAGGATAGCCACAATGCAGTGAGGCATCTAAAACAAAAATCACCGCTTTCGGCAAATATTTAAGTGCAACTATTGCCTGCTTCTCTATTTCATTTCTCTTTTCAATGGGGCGATCGAGCAGGCCTGGGGCTTCAACTATCTGAATTTTCCTATCTTCATAACCATTGCTAATATATAAATGACCAACAATTAGCCCTTTTGTTGTAAAGGGGTAAGGAGCGATTTCCGGCTTTGCGGTGGAAAGAAGAGATAAAATTGAGGATTTTCCAACATTTGGATAGCCCGCTATTACTATGGTTGGTGTATCTGTGGAGATTGATGGTATCTTAGAAATTTTTACTCTCGCATTCTCAAGAAATTTCAAATTCTCATCAATTTGATCTAGCAAAGAGGAAATTCTTCCATATAAACTGATAACAATTTTTCTTGCATCCTCTCCTTTCTTTATTTTCTTTATTGCATCCTTTGATATAATCAATATTTTCTTTCTCGTCCACTCAACAGATGAAAGAGATTTTTTCAATTTATCTATTCCTATAACTAAATCCAGTAATTCATAATAAAAAGGATGCAAATTATCAAAACTTGGAAAATCTCTTACATATCTTTTAAGATTATCATTTAAAATTTCCCTCAATTCTTCAATTTTCTCTAACCCTTTTTTCTTTTTTGCTTTTCTAAAAGCCTTCTCAATGAGCTGTTTCGCATTTAATATCTTTCCTATTTTCCACACACGATATATAGCAGAAGAAATATAAAAGATGTTGCAAAGTAAAATATTTATGGGAAAATATTATCTTATGGAAAAGTTTGCGGTAATTGCTTTACTTGTGTTGCTTGCTCCGGTGGCTTGCGGGAATGTTTTTTATGTTGGCGAGGGGTGGGATTATAAAAAAATTCAGCCCGCTATAGATGATGCAAATTTTTATGACACGATCATAGTTTATCCTGGATTTTACACTGAAAATATCACAATAAACAAATCAATTTATTTAGAGGGAAGGGATGCGATCATAAGTGGTGGAATCAAAATATTTGCAAATGATATAAACTTATCTGGATTTTTGATAAATGGCTCCTATTTTGCCATAGAAATAAAAGGTAATAGAAATGTGATAAAGAATTGCAGCATAATATTTTCAAATTCTTATGGAATAAAAATAGAAGGGAAAAATAACATGATTGAAGGAAATAAAATTTTTAAAAACAATTTTGGGATATATCTGTATTTTTTCTCTGAAAACAATACAATAAGGAATAATGAAATATACAGAAATAATTGCGGGATTTATGTCTGGAAGGGAATCGGGAATGCTTTTATTGGAAATATAATAAGGAATAATTTAGAAGGTATAAAAATTGAAGGAGGGGAAAACAACTTTTTGAATAAGAACAATATTTCTGAAAATAGCAAGGGAATTTATCTATGCTGTAATGCAAAAGATAATTTAATTTTTGAAAATAATTTTATTGGAAATTTAATGCATGTTTATTGCTATGCGGATAAAAATATATGGAATTTGAGCAACGGAAATTATTGGGATAATTTAAGTGGTGATATATTTTTTATAGATGAAAAAAATATTGATTATTCTCCCTCTAAATCTCCTTATGATATTGAAAACCTTTCCTCTAAAATTTATATTTTTTATCCAGAAGAAAATGCGAGTGTTAGTGGAAAAATAGTTATTCAAGGAATGGTTGAAAAAGAAGGAAAAGTAAGGATAAGAATTGATGATGGACCATGGGAAAATGCAACTGGAACTTTTCTATGGTATTATGAGCTAGACACAAAAAATTTGAGAGATGGAAAACATGAAATATATGTTGAATTTGAAGGAAATGTAATGGCTAGAACAGTATATTTTAAAAATAAAAAATCAATTCCATCTTTTGATGTTGCTTTACTCATTTTAGTTTTTTTGTTTATTTTAAAAAATAGAAAAAAATATCTATAAAAATCTCATTAAACCCATGGAAGGATTTATAATTTCAGATAAAATAAGGAAGACAATTTTTCTTGAAATTGCTTCTGGAGAAAAATCAATAACAAGGATAGCAAAAAAGAATAGAATAATTGAAAATATAGCAAAAAATGCTTTAAATGAGTTGATTGAGAAAGGGATTGTTGAAGAAAAAAATGGAGAATATACTTTAACTGATGAAGGAATTAAATTATATGGAAAGCTTAAGGGAAAAAATTTAGTAGAATGAAGGGAATTGTTTGCAGTGGAAAGGGAGAAGGGAAGAAATACATTTCAATTCCTGAATACAAAAAGCAAATAGAGGAAAAATTCAATTTTTCTCCATATGAAGGAACCCTAAATTTAGAAGTAAGCAAAGAATTATTTAATGACCTGAAAATTATTGAAGGAATAAAAATTCATGGCTTTAGGAAAGGAAAAAAATCTTTTGGCGGGGTAAAATGCTTTCCCATTAAAATCGCCCGCATGGAATGCGCCATGCTGATGCCGGAAAGAAGCAAGCATAGGAATGTTGTAGAGGTAGTGTGCAATGAAAGGCTTAGAAATGGATTAAAAGATGGGGATGAAATATTTTTTTATTTCGAGCCTTTTTTGAAGAAAGGCATGGATGCAATTTTTTTTGCTCTTCCAAATGAAGGTAAGGAAGAAGGAAAAGTTACCATATATTATGATTCACCTTTTGAAGAGGGAAGGAGGGATTTATGCTATGAAAAAAATTTTCCCGATACATATTTGAAAAGGTTTATAGCAAGAGATACTGCATCTATAATATTTGAAGGAGATGGAAAAGAAGAGCATTCCAAGCTATTTGAATGGATCAGAAGGAAAAATTATTCAATTATCTCTCCCTTAAGAAAAATAAAATATAGCCAACTTAATGAATGGCAAATTGAAGTAAAGATAAAGAAGGAATGATTGAGGGCAAAATTAATTTTTCATTCCCCTACCAAAACATATTTTTAAATCCTCAATATACACATTCATGGAAAGAATATTCATAGGAGTTGCATGGCCTTATGCAAATGGCTCCCTGCATCTAGGAACACTTGCGGGATGCTTGCTTCCAGGAGATATTTTTGCTCGCCATCATAGAATGAAAGGGAATGAAGTGCTTATGGTTTCTGGAAGTGATGAGCATGGCACACCAATAACAATAACCGCTGAAAAAGAAGGAAAGCATCCGAAAGAGATTGTTGATAAATATCATGAAGAGCATTTGAAGAATATAGAGGATTTTGGAATATTTTTTGAGAATTTTTCAAGAACAAGCAATGGATTTCATAAAGAAGTTGTTAAAAAATTTTTCCTGAATTTATATGAAAAAAATTATATCTACAAGAAAAAAATTCTTGCTTTATATTGTGAGAATTGCAATAGATTTTTACCAGATAGATATGTTGAAGGAGTATGTCCATATTGTAATGGGAGGGCAAGAGGAGATCAATGCATTGATTGCGGAAAAACACTCGATGCAATTGAAATAATTCAGCCTGTTTGCAAAATTTGTGGCAAAGCACCTGTTAAAAAGGAGACTGAGCATTTCTTTTTTAAAATATCAGAATTTGAGAAAAAATTGCTCGAATGGCTTGAGGAAAAAAATTGGTGGCGCAGCAACGTTATAAACTTTACAATGAATTTCATAAGATCAGGTCTTAAGGATAGAGCAATAACTCGAGATTTAACCTGGGGAGTAGAGGTGCCGATAGAAGGATATGAAAACAAAAGAATATATGTATGGTTTGAAGCGGTAATTGGCTATCTCTCCGCATCAATGGAGTGGGCAGAAAAAATAGGAAAAAAAGAAGAATGGAAAAAGTGGTGGGAGGGAGATGCAAAGCATTATTATTTTCTTGCAAAGGATAACATACCCTTCCATACAATCATATGGCCCGCGATGCTGATGGCGCATGGCGGACTTAATTTGCCATATGATGTGCCCGCAAATGAATATTTAACCTTATCTGGAGAGCATTTTTCTAAATCAAGAGGGATAGGTATATGGCTTCCTGATATAGTTAGCAGATTTAATGTTGATTCTGTTCGCTACTATCTTTCTGTGAATATGCCAGAGAAACATGATACAAACTGGCAGTGGGAGGATTTTGTTGCAAAGAATAACAATGAGCTGGTTGGAATTTATGGAAACTTCATCCATCGGGTTGTTTCATTTGCCTATAAAAATTTTGGAAAAGTTACTAAATATAAGAAAGAGGGTAAAA
Protein-coding sequences here:
- a CDS encoding 50S ribosome-binding GTPase, which codes for MWKIGKILNAKQLIEKAFRKAKKKKGLEKIEELREILNDNLKRYVRDFPSFDNLHPFYYELLDLVIGIDKLKKSLSSVEWTRKKILIISKDAIKKIKKGEDARKIVISLYGRISSLLDQIDENLKFLENARVKISKIPSISTDTPTIVIAGYPNVGKSSILSLLSTAKPEIAPYPFTTKGLIVGHLYISNGYEDRKIQIVEAPGLLDRPIEKRNEIEKQAIVALKYLPKAVIFVLDASLHCGYPLENQINLLEEIKNMFNVRIIVVENKVDLSGGKTDYIKISCKSGEGIDKLKEEIMELI
- a CDS encoding right-handed parallel beta-helix repeat-containing protein; the encoded protein is MGKYYLMEKFAVIALLVLLAPVACGNVFYVGEGWDYKKIQPAIDDANFYDTIIVYPGFYTENITINKSIYLEGRDAIISGGIKIFANDINLSGFLINGSYFAIEIKGNRNVIKNCSIIFSNSYGIKIEGKNNMIEGNKIFKNNFGIYLYFFSENNTIRNNEIYRNNCGIYVWKGIGNAFIGNIIRNNLEGIKIEGGENNFLNKNNISENSKGIYLCCNAKDNLIFENNFIGNLMHVYCYADKNIWNLSNGNYWDNLSGDIFFIDEKNIDYSPSKSPYDIENLSSKIYIFYPEENASVSGKIVIQGMVEKEGKVRIRIDDGPWENATGTFLWYYELDTKNLRDGKHEIYVEFEGNVMARTVYFKNKKSIPSFDVALLILVFLFILKNRKKYL
- a CDS encoding CTP-dependent riboflavin kinase, with translation MKGIVCSGKGEGKKYISIPEYKKQIEEKFNFSPYEGTLNLEVSKELFNDLKIIEGIKIHGFRKGKKSFGGVKCFPIKIARMECAMLMPERSKHRNVVEVVCNERLRNGLKDGDEIFFYFEPFLKKGMDAIFFALPNEGKEEGKVTIYYDSPFEEGRRDLCYEKNFPDTYLKRFIARDTASIIFEGDGKEEHSKLFEWIRRKNYSIISPLRKIKYSQLNEWQIEVKIKKE
- the metG gene encoding methionine--tRNA ligase, whose translation is MERIFIGVAWPYANGSLHLGTLAGCLLPGDIFARHHRMKGNEVLMVSGSDEHGTPITITAEKEGKHPKEIVDKYHEEHLKNIEDFGIFFENFSRTSNGFHKEVVKKFFLNLYEKNYIYKKKILALYCENCNRFLPDRYVEGVCPYCNGRARGDQCIDCGKTLDAIEIIQPVCKICGKAPVKKETEHFFFKISEFEKKLLEWLEEKNWWRSNVINFTMNFIRSGLKDRAITRDLTWGVEVPIEGYENKRIYVWFEAVIGYLSASMEWAEKIGKKEEWKKWWEGDAKHYYFLAKDNIPFHTIIWPAMLMAHGGLNLPYDVPANEYLTLSGEHFSKSRGIGIWLPDIVSRFNVDSVRYYLSVNMPEKHDTNWQWEDFVAKNNNELVGIYGNFIHRVVSFAYKNFGKVTKYKKEGKIDEIALEEVRKNFIEMGEMIEKCNFKEGIKKLMRIAQIGNQYINSSEPWRYLKEDKERCESIIHVCLRIVKTIAIASAPYMPKTAEKIWKMLGYKDSVHDHKWEEALDEIDENELPSPYPLFSKIELSDIIEEPFSKFDLRVAKIISVEEHPNADKLYIIELDVGEIGKRKIVAGIKPWYKKERILNKKIVYLANLKEAKIRGITSRGMLLAADEGGRPFILLAKAKEGSDVFIDGIKKEAKEEIDYEEFSKVRMLSKNGKVEYNGKTLKDKEGEIEIDGNVKDGCVIR